The Phycisphaerae bacterium genome has a segment encoding these proteins:
- the prmC gene encoding peptide chain release factor N(5)-glutamine methyltransferase encodes MTTNDIWTIQKLLNWVAEYLKNKGIDSPRLSAELLLSYVLGLKRIELYTQFEKIVTEQQLDMLHDLVERAGKHEPVAYLAGKTEFYSLELEITADCMIPRPETELLVERAIEFLRTRSGKRFVCDLCTGSGCIAIAIARNYPDCRIIATDICDAALSAAAKNVEKHGLKERIKLLCGDLFDPIVPHLDAEKFDLIVCNPPYVSAAEFEKLDKNVKDYEPKQALFAGDDGLDIYRRIIERVKHFLKPDAALMLEIGYEQGQAVRELLEQVRIFAEITIEKDFHDNDRIVIAKKPGI; translated from the coding sequence ATGACGACTAACGACATATGGACGATACAGAAGCTGCTGAACTGGGTTGCGGAATATTTGAAAAACAAGGGGATTGATTCGCCGCGGTTAAGCGCGGAGCTTTTACTTTCCTATGTGCTGGGATTAAAAAGGATTGAATTATACACGCAATTCGAAAAAATCGTTACTGAACAACAGTTAGACATGCTGCACGATTTGGTGGAGCGGGCGGGCAAACACGAACCGGTCGCATATTTAGCCGGCAAGACCGAGTTCTATTCTCTGGAATTAGAAATTACGGCGGATTGTATGATTCCCCGGCCGGAAACGGAATTGCTTGTAGAGCGAGCCATTGAATTTTTGCGGACGCGCAGCGGGAAGCGATTTGTCTGCGATTTATGCACGGGCAGCGGCTGCATCGCCATAGCGATTGCCCGAAACTATCCCGATTGCCGGATAATCGCAACAGACATCTGCGATGCCGCTTTAAGTGCAGCAGCAAAAAATGTCGAGAAGCACGGGCTCAAGGAGCGAATTAAACTTTTGTGCGGCGATTTATTCGACCCGATTGTGCCTCATCTTGATGCTGAAAAGTTTGATTTGATTGTCTGCAATCCTCCTTACGTAAGTGCCGCTGAGTTTGAAAAGCTCGATAAAAACGTGAAAGATTATGAGCCGAAGCAGGCGCTGTTCGCTGGGGACGATGGGTTAGATATTTATCGAAGGATTATTGAAAGGGTGAAACACTTTCTTAAGCCTGACGCGGCGTTGATGCTGGAAATCGGCTACGAGCAAGGACAGGCCGTCAGAGAACTGCTTGAACAGGTTAGGATTTTTGCTGAAATCACGATTGAAAAAGATTTTCACGACAACGACCGAATTGTAATCGCTAAAAAACCGGGGATTTAG
- a CDS encoding autotransporter-associated beta strand repeat-containing protein — protein MKPYVKSIYHSLISVIVILLLTTSPAWAAFVWNGAATPDTDFDTGGNWVGLAAPAGAVGDSLTFGAAGAGFRTVTGADGAYSTLAGISFDGALGDYSIAGAGSFSFDAGVAITGDSGSTQNLNTIGIVTTGAGIVFAGVDSYTVGGVISGTSITTTTTGTLTLSGDNTYTGVTTISAGTVSVGTIGNGGVAGNLGQATNAVGNLVLDGGT, from the coding sequence ATGAAACCGTACGTCAAATCAATCTATCACAGTCTCATATCAGTAATTGTTATCCTTTTGTTGACTACTTCGCCAGCGTGGGCTGCTTTTGTCTGGAACGGCGCAGCAACACCTGACACTGACTTTGATACAGGCGGGAACTGGGTCGGACTTGCTGCACCAGCGGGAGCGGTTGGCGATTCTCTGACCTTTGGCGCCGCAGGAGCAGGATTTCGCACAGTTACCGGTGCTGATGGCGCGTATTCGACACTTGCAGGTATTAGTTTCGACGGCGCTTTAGGAGATTATTCGATAGCAGGGGCCGGAAGCTTTTCTTTTGATGCAGGGGTTGCAATTACCGGTGACAGCGGGTCCACGCAGAACCTCAACACTATCGGTATTGTTACTACCGGCGCCGGGATTGTTTTTGCCGGCGTCGATAGTTACACAGTCGGCGGCGTTATCAGCGGTACGAGCATTACTACTACAACTACAGGGACCCTTACGCTATCTGGAGACAACACTTATACGGGCGTAACTACTATTAGTGCCGGTACCGTGAGCGTTGGTACCATCGGTAACGGCGGCGTAGCCGGCAACCTCGGCCAAGCCACCAATGCCGTAGGGAACCTCGTTCTTGACGGCGGCACTG
- a CDS encoding autotransporter domain-containing protein: SYTGTTASTDRGFTVNATGGEIDVTTGGQTLTIDTTGIVNAGTLTIGGAGNTTVSSVISGAGALTKAGAGTLTLSGDNTYTGVTTIGAGGTVSVGTIGNGGVAGNLGQATNAVGNLVLDGGTVSYTGTTASTDRGFTVNATGGEIDVTTGGQTLTIDTTGIVNAGTLTIGGAGNTTVSSAISGAGALTKADGGTLTLSGTNTYAGTTTINAGTLTVSGGSAIADGGAVSLANVAGASFELSTSETIGSLAGGGALGGNVNLNATTLTTGDATNTTYSGVISGAGGILTKEGAGTLTLDGTNSYTGATNINTGTLTVAADQALGTAAGATTVANGATLGISGTTNYATAEALTLNGTGAAGRSGALDNIINDNTFAGNITLATASKIGSTAGTLTASGTIDNGGNLLTVGGASDATLSGVISNTGGLTKADAGTVTLSGINTYSGITTINAGTLSIGADSGLGTAPGAATAGQIVFGGGILESSGSFTLAANRGIAMTGAGTIDVDAGTTLTYNGIVAGASALTKADTGTLSLGGTNTYTGGTTFNAGTIILGDDAALGTGTLTLGGAGTIQSNDDARAVSNAIALGGNALTVSGASNLTLSGVISGAGAGSTLTKTGTGTLTLTGVNTHVGLTTLTAGTLTGAFSLNGAGGLTLGGGTFRPGNSIGTVVIVGPYTQNAGSTLEVEVSNSGGVLTSDLLDVTGTVNLAAGSTIDVVDVSPAGSIIVTGDTFNIIQAGGAITDGGPTITDNSAVLSFTGGVSGAFYQLTAARRTFASAIGGGGGGPLGAIDSDMANATGDYITLINALTELNTAQLRDAEEQLDPLPHASSTIVSIRNTQQMTGNLANYLSARRSGTERAMMFDSQTYERQTLIADASNDPRMLAYVINENKKIEEMQQEAATDNGIKGFFRPFGVFYDHDTTSGMTGFDAKAVGALFGVDRNYGSNWIAGVGGGYTRSSLHFKGNRGEGESDSFRVGPYASYSKKNFFVDTSVSLGFHENKNKRNIRFGTINRTARGDYRAYDLSVYAGTGYDFHLKALTVTPTASMQYITYHSEGFRETGAGAAGLKVNSTTSESLRSKLGVTLSKVLELHGTKVIPEVFAGWAHEFMDDENIQARFVDGTAKFTTGVDDEWDDSVYFGAGLSALLKKNVSAFVRYEGEYSSGNGINALNFGITVLF; this comes from the coding sequence TCTCATACACCGGAACCACTGCCAGTACGGACCGCGGTTTCACTGTCAATGCCACCGGCGGCGAAATCGATGTAACGACAGGCGGCCAGACACTTACTATCGATACGACCGGGATCGTTAACGCCGGCACTTTGACAATCGGCGGAGCCGGCAATACCACGGTATCAAGCGTGATCTCCGGTGCAGGCGCATTGACCAAGGCCGGCGCAGGGACCCTTACACTTTCGGGAGACAACACTTATACGGGCGTAACTACTATTGGTGCCGGGGGTACCGTGAGCGTTGGTACTATCGGTAACGGCGGCGTAGCCGGCAACCTCGGCCAAGCCACCAATGCCGTAGGGAACCTCGTTCTTGACGGCGGCACTGTCTCATACACCGGAACCACTGCCAGTACGGACCGCGGTTTCACTGTCAATGCCACCGGCGGCGAAATCGATGTAACGACAGGCGGCCAGACACTTACTATCGATACGACCGGGATCGTTAACGCCGGTACTTTGACAATCGGCGGAGCCGGCAATACCACGGTATCAAGCGCGATCTCCGGTGCAGGCGCATTGACCAAGGCCGATGGAGGCACGTTAACGCTATCGGGAACAAATACATACGCCGGCACGACGACGATAAACGCCGGCACATTGACAGTTTCAGGCGGCTCTGCTATCGCGGACGGAGGGGCAGTAAGCCTTGCGAACGTCGCGGGTGCAAGTTTCGAATTATCAACCAGCGAGACGATAGGCTCACTTGCCGGCGGCGGCGCCCTCGGCGGTAATGTCAACCTCAATGCCACGACTCTTACCACCGGCGATGCCACTAATACTACTTATTCCGGCGTTATCAGCGGCGCCGGCGGCATATTGACCAAAGAGGGAGCAGGAACCCTTACGCTTGATGGTACGAACAGCTATACCGGTGCAACGAATATAAATACAGGTACGCTGACAGTGGCAGCGGACCAGGCACTTGGCACGGCTGCAGGAGCCACGACAGTGGCCAATGGAGCGACATTAGGCATTTCAGGAACCACAAACTATGCGACTGCAGAAGCATTAACGTTAAACGGCACTGGAGCAGCCGGCAGGTCCGGAGCGTTGGATAACATCATCAACGACAATACCTTTGCAGGCAACATAACCCTTGCAACAGCAAGCAAGATAGGTTCAACGGCAGGGACACTGACGGCATCCGGGACAATAGATAACGGCGGGAACTTACTGACCGTAGGCGGAGCAAGCGACGCAACATTGAGCGGAGTAATCAGCAATACAGGCGGACTGACCAAGGCCGATGCAGGCACGGTAACACTGTCCGGAATAAACACATATAGCGGGATAACGACAATCAATGCCGGTACTCTAAGCATCGGCGCCGACTCCGGATTAGGAACAGCGCCTGGTGCAGCGACAGCAGGGCAGATAGTCTTCGGTGGAGGCATACTGGAGTCATCAGGCAGCTTCACCCTTGCCGCCAACAGGGGTATAGCAATGACCGGAGCAGGCACGATAGATGTAGACGCAGGTACGACACTAACATATAACGGCATCGTTGCCGGAGCAAGCGCCCTGACGAAAGCAGATACGGGAACTCTGAGCCTTGGCGGAACAAATACCTATACCGGCGGGACGACATTTAACGCCGGCACAATAATCCTCGGCGATGATGCTGCACTTGGTACTGGAACGTTGACCCTTGGCGGCGCCGGCACTATTCAATCAAATGATGACGCCCGGGCGGTGAGTAATGCAATCGCACTTGGCGGCAACGCTTTGACGGTTTCGGGCGCAAGCAATCTGACCCTCAGCGGGGTGATCAGCGGTGCCGGTGCCGGCAGTACTTTGACAAAGACAGGTACCGGTACTCTTACACTTACCGGTGTCAATACCCATGTTGGCCTTACTACATTAACAGCCGGTACTTTAACAGGTGCTTTTTCTCTTAATGGTGCCGGCGGACTTACACTTGGCGGCGGAACCTTCCGGCCAGGTAACAGTATCGGAACTGTCGTTATTGTTGGACCTTATACTCAGAATGCAGGAAGCACACTCGAAGTAGAAGTTTCAAACTCGGGCGGGGTACTAACCAGTGATCTTCTGGATGTAACTGGCACAGTAAATCTCGCAGCCGGCAGCACTATTGACGTAGTTGATGTCAGTCCTGCCGGTTCGATAATTGTAACGGGGGACACTTTTAATATCATTCAAGCAGGCGGAGCTATTACCGATGGCGGTCCGACCATTACCGATAATTCCGCCGTGCTGAGCTTTACCGGCGGGGTCAGCGGCGCTTTCTATCAGTTGACAGCGGCACGGCGGACATTTGCCTCTGCCATCGGCGGAGGCGGCGGTGGTCCATTAGGGGCGATTGATTCTGATATGGCTAACGCAACCGGCGACTATATAACGTTAATCAACGCTCTTACCGAGCTGAATACGGCCCAGCTCCGCGACGCAGAAGAACAACTTGACCCGCTGCCTCATGCTTCATCAACAATAGTATCTATCAGAAACACTCAACAAATGACCGGCAATCTGGCGAATTATCTAAGCGCACGGCGTTCAGGTACCGAAAGGGCCATGATGTTCGACTCTCAGACATACGAGCGCCAAACGCTGATAGCAGACGCATCGAACGACCCTCGAATGCTTGCCTATGTCATCAATGAAAACAAGAAGATAGAGGAAATGCAACAAGAAGCAGCAACAGATAACGGCATCAAAGGTTTTTTCCGGCCATTCGGAGTTTTTTACGACCACGACACGACTTCTGGTATGACGGGTTTCGATGCCAAAGCGGTCGGCGCCCTGTTCGGTGTTGACAGGAATTACGGGTCCAACTGGATAGCCGGTGTCGGCGGCGGATATACCCGTTCCTCGCTTCACTTTAAGGGAAACCGCGGCGAAGGAGAGTCGGACAGTTTCAGAGTCGGGCCTTACGCATCTTACAGCAAAAAGAACTTCTTCGTCGACACATCGGTAAGCTTAGGTTTCCACGAGAATAAGAATAAGCGCAATATAAGGTTCGGCACTATTAACCGAACCGCCAGAGGTGATTACAGAGCCTACGATTTATCCGTATATGCCGGGACCGGTTACGATTTCCATCTCAAAGCTTTGACGGTTACTCCAACCGCATCCATGCAATATATCACCTATCACAGCGAAGGTTTCCGGGAGACAGGAGCAGGTGCGGCCGGCCTGAAGGTGAACTCAACGACATCGGAATCCCTTCGGAGCAAGCTGGGCGTGACACTATCAAAGGTCCTCGAATTACACGGGACCAAAGTTATTCCGGAAGTATTTGCCGGGTGGGCGCATGAATTTATGGATGACGAGAATATCCAAGCCAGATTTGTAGATGGAACCGCAAAATTCACGACCGGTGTTGATGATGAATGGGACGACAGTGTATATTTTGGAGCCGGCCTCTCGGCTTTGTTGAAGAAAAATGTCTCGGCCTTCGTACGATATGAAGGCGAATATTCTTCAGGCAATGGCATAAATGCATTGAACTTCGGGATTACCGTTCTGTTTTAG
- a CDS encoding PEP-CTERM sorting domain-containing protein yields the protein MMKKVKFFVVAFLLLFGTTSLVSASITGWSCDDDGDGVIVMGSVSLTPVDDEYELAMDCTHVLWEPGHIEGDFTTDTPEDPTVRIIEDVENDTGFAWTDYHITMGMSHTFSFVTSGLLVPNGWTATLSAVTAGTIPNGGSGYVGTIDYVNVTGSAYDIGIDDTGTFGFKVSFLGSTSFCTEQYPTPEPATIGLLGLGALALLRKRK from the coding sequence ATGATGAAAAAAGTCAAGTTTTTTGTAGTAGCATTTCTTTTACTTTTTGGCACAACTTCTTTAGTAAGTGCTTCCATTACCGGCTGGAGCTGTGACGACGACGGAGACGGCGTGATAGTCATGGGTTCGGTAAGCCTGACACCGGTAGATGACGAGTATGAACTCGCGATGGACTGCACACATGTTCTTTGGGAGCCGGGGCATATAGAGGGCGATTTCACGACCGATACACCCGAAGACCCGACTGTTCGTATCATCGAGGACGTGGAAAACGACACGGGCTTCGCATGGACTGATTACCATATCACCATGGGCATGAGTCATACCTTCTCATTTGTGACTTCAGGTCTGCTCGTACCGAATGGTTGGACGGCGACACTCAGCGCTGTGACAGCCGGAACGATACCAAATGGCGGCAGTGGTTATGTAGGAACAATCGACTATGTTAATGTTACGGGTTCTGCATACGATATTGGCATTGACGATACCGGTACTTTCGGCTTTAAAGTATCGTTCCTCGGAAGCACTTCGTTCTGCACAGAGCAGTATCCTACGCCTGAGCCGGCAACAATTGGTTTGCTGGGACTCGGAGCGTTGGCGCTTCTAAGGAAGAGAAAATAG
- a CDS encoding adenine phosphoribosyltransferase: MNLESYIRSIPDWPKKGILFRDITPLLADPKAFAAAIDALCAAFIDADIDYVAAVEARGFIFGSAVARKLGAGFVPIRKKGKLPSKTESITYDLEYGTDTLQVHCDAVSKSAKVLMVDDLLATGGTMAAACKLIEKIGGQIAAISFLIELSGLHGREKLQGYVIKTVISY; this comes from the coding sequence ATCAATCTCGAAAGTTACATTCGCAGCATACCCGATTGGCCCAAAAAGGGAATTTTATTTCGCGACATCACGCCGTTATTAGCCGACCCTAAGGCATTTGCAGCAGCGATAGATGCTTTATGCGCCGCCTTTATAGACGCGGATATCGACTATGTTGCCGCTGTTGAGGCAAGGGGATTTATATTCGGTTCGGCCGTCGCGAGAAAACTCGGTGCTGGCTTTGTACCAATACGCAAAAAAGGCAAGCTGCCGTCCAAAACCGAAAGCATAACCTACGATTTGGAATACGGCACAGACACATTGCAGGTGCATTGTGATGCCGTAAGCAAAAGCGCGAAAGTCTTAATGGTCGATGACCTGCTGGCTACCGGCGGAACAATGGCCGCCGCCTGCAAACTCATAGAAAAAATCGGCGGTCAAATCGCCGCAATATCTTTTCTCATAGAACTGTCAGGACTGCACGGCCGGGAAAAACTCCAAGGCTATGTTATTAAAACGGTAATATCTTACTAA
- a CDS encoding sigma-70 family RNA polymerase sigma factor, whose translation MKGFGGTEELTIAFDITIKDYLKEIDEASLLTVEQEHSLGKLVVEENDPQARELLVRSNLRLVVNIAKKYAGRGMSLGDLIEEGNLGLIKAVDYFDPDYGTRFSTYAAWWIKQSIKRALLANVQPVHIPTYMVALMNHWRHTAAELQSRLGRTLDAEEMAEIMHLPVRQAKIIHHIVKILGSVRDTSGSDGTEDNQIIEETLQDQNAGKPEDTLVADEERTKVLSLLNEIEPREADVLRSHYGLDGRKPMTLKQIGKQVGLTRERIRQIQRSALTKLYEYMNER comes from the coding sequence TTGAAGGGCTTTGGAGGGACGGAGGAGCTAACCATAGCATTTGATATCACCATAAAAGATTACCTTAAGGAAATTGACGAGGCTTCGCTGCTGACTGTGGAGCAGGAGCATTCGTTAGGAAAATTGGTCGTTGAAGAAAACGATCCGCAGGCTAGGGAGCTGTTGGTGCGAAGCAATCTCCGGCTGGTCGTTAATATCGCAAAAAAATATGCGGGCAGGGGGATGAGCCTGGGCGACCTGATTGAGGAGGGCAATCTCGGCCTTATAAAAGCTGTCGATTACTTTGACCCTGACTATGGAACCCGTTTTAGCACCTATGCGGCGTGGTGGATAAAGCAGAGTATCAAACGTGCGTTGCTGGCTAATGTTCAGCCGGTGCATATCCCAACCTATATGGTTGCGCTGATGAACCACTGGCGGCATACTGCGGCGGAGCTCCAAAGCAGGCTCGGCAGAACGCTGGATGCCGAAGAGATGGCAGAGATAATGCACCTGCCGGTACGCCAGGCAAAAATCATACATCACATTGTCAAAATCCTTGGCTCTGTGAGAGATACCTCCGGCAGTGACGGAACGGAAGACAATCAAATAATCGAGGAAACATTGCAGGATCAAAATGCGGGCAAGCCGGAGGATACTTTGGTTGCCGATGAAGAACGGACAAAGGTCTTGAGTTTGCTCAATGAAATCGAACCAAGGGAAGCCGATGTTTTGAGGTCGCATTACGGGCTTGATGGACGCAAGCCGATGACATTAAAGCAGATAGGTAAGCAGGTAGGTCTGACACGAGAGAGAATTCGCCAGATTCAACGCAGCGCTCTTACTAAACTTTACGAATATATGAACGAACGGTAA
- a CDS encoding 30S ribosomal protein S1, giving the protein MVDRNIANKLGLSQEVIDQQVGKMFSDKETAFLEEVLQTKVDSRLPGTIIKGTIVSQIGNDVIVEVGLKSEGVVDASEFDSPDEVAPGREIEVLLEDTDSEGGLILLSKRKADRIRGWETIVDTKKEGDIVDGRVVRRIKGGLLIDIGVPVFLPASQVDIRKPGDISRFIGKELRCKILKIDIEGRNIVVSRRKLIEEERKSSKEKVLSEIEVDQVRKGVVKNIADFGVFVDLGGVDGLLHISDLSWGRISHPSEVVQLDQEIEVVVIGVDKEGERISLGLKQKTSSPWENVEQRYPIGARVKGKVVNVMNYGVFIRLEDGIEGLVHISEMSWTKRLTHPSEMLNLGDEVEVVVLSVNRQKQEISLGLKQTETNPWTIASQKYPVGTIVTTTVHSLTNFGAFVEIEKGIDGMIHISDMSWTKKYSHPSEVLQKGQEVKCVVLEVDEEKRRISLGIKQMSEDPWAHAIPEKYIPGQIIKGTVTKLTNFGAFVELEPDLEGLLHISELADHKIEKTQDIVKLGEEIEVKILRVDTEARKIGLSLRRVQWAAEEQASESTQKPASTGAQTVLSDLNIAPLEETDKSEQTSGDDNTEQTPDN; this is encoded by the coding sequence ATGGTTGATAGAAATATAGCTAACAAATTAGGCCTGTCGCAGGAAGTCATCGACCAGCAGGTCGGCAAAATGTTCAGTGATAAAGAAACCGCGTTTTTGGAAGAAGTACTCCAGACAAAGGTCGATTCGCGATTGCCGGGGACTATTATTAAAGGCACTATCGTTTCGCAAATAGGAAATGATGTTATCGTCGAGGTCGGCCTCAAAAGCGAAGGCGTCGTCGATGCCAGTGAATTTGACAGTCCGGATGAAGTAGCTCCGGGCAGAGAAATCGAAGTCCTGCTTGAAGATACGGATTCCGAGGGCGGCCTTATCCTGCTCTCAAAACGTAAAGCCGACCGAATCAGGGGCTGGGAAACAATTGTCGATACCAAAAAGGAAGGCGATATTGTTGACGGCAGAGTTGTAAGACGCATCAAGGGTGGCTTGCTTATTGATATTGGCGTACCTGTGTTTTTGCCTGCTTCGCAGGTTGACATCAGAAAGCCGGGCGATATCAGCAGGTTTATCGGCAAGGAACTTAGGTGCAAGATTCTCAAGATAGATATTGAAGGCCGAAACATCGTCGTATCGAGACGAAAGCTTATTGAGGAAGAACGCAAGAGCAGCAAGGAAAAAGTCCTGTCAGAAATCGAGGTTGATCAGGTGCGAAAAGGCGTTGTGAAAAACATCGCTGATTTCGGCGTGTTCGTGGATTTGGGCGGCGTCGATGGCCTGCTGCATATCTCTGATTTGAGCTGGGGCAGGATATCACATCCTTCAGAAGTCGTTCAGCTCGACCAGGAAATCGAGGTCGTTGTTATTGGGGTGGATAAGGAAGGCGAGAGGATTTCTTTGGGCTTGAAACAAAAAACCTCCAGCCCCTGGGAAAATGTTGAGCAGCGCTATCCGATTGGAGCAAGGGTCAAGGGGAAAGTAGTAAATGTAATGAATTATGGCGTGTTTATCCGGCTTGAAGATGGAATTGAAGGATTAGTGCATATTAGTGAGATGAGCTGGACCAAACGCCTGACACATCCCTCCGAGATGCTCAATTTGGGTGACGAAGTTGAGGTGGTTGTGTTGAGTGTTAACAGGCAGAAACAGGAAATTTCGCTGGGGCTGAAGCAAACCGAAACCAATCCCTGGACAATTGCTTCGCAGAAATATCCGGTTGGAACCATTGTTACCACCACTGTGCACAGTCTGACTAATTTCGGCGCATTCGTGGAGATAGAAAAGGGTATTGATGGGATGATACACATTTCTGATATGAGTTGGACAAAGAAATATAGCCATCCCAGCGAGGTATTGCAAAAGGGGCAGGAAGTTAAATGTGTTGTTTTGGAAGTCGATGAGGAAAAACGGCGAATATCTCTGGGAATAAAGCAGATGTCCGAAGATCCGTGGGCTCATGCGATCCCTGAGAAGTATATACCGGGACAGATTATTAAAGGAACAGTAACAAAGCTTACCAATTTTGGCGCATTTGTTGAGCTTGAGCCCGACTTGGAAGGACTGTTGCACATTTCTGAACTTGCCGACCATAAGATTGAAAAAACACAGGATATTGTTAAGCTGGGTGAAGAGATTGAGGTTAAGATTCTAAGAGTTGATACTGAAGCGCGTAAAATCGGGTTGAGTTTGCGCAGGGTGCAGTGGGCTGCTGAAGAACAAGCGTCCGAATCTACCCAGAAGCCTGCCTCAACAGGCGCTCAAACCGTTCTTTCGGATCTGAATATCGCACCGCTGGAAGAAACAGATAAGTCCGAACAGACCAGCGGCGATGATAACACAGAGCAGACGCCCGATAATTAA
- the ispH gene encoding 4-hydroxy-3-methylbut-2-enyl diphosphate reductase: MKVIVAENCGFCPGVKNAISIAEEILAKKVAPVYSLGPIIHNADVVRQLAEEGLKTVGNADKIKSGTVIIRSHGAAPKQIVKLKEKGINIVDATCVLVKRVQQIAKKLEKDGSKVVVIGDENHPEVQAVVGSAKDVVVIADESDLHKLPKNAKLGIVCQTTQSQEHFSRMLGAIARHGFGEMKVINTLCREAIKRQESAVQLCKRVDIMFVLGGLESANTCRLAELCKKYNNKTFHLQNWSEFDKVVLFGKKRALPSVAGVTAGASTPEWIIAEFVENLAKIK, from the coding sequence ATGAAAGTTATAGTTGCTGAAAACTGCGGGTTTTGTCCGGGCGTCAAGAACGCCATCAGTATCGCCGAAGAAATACTCGCCAAAAAAGTCGCTCCGGTATATAGTCTCGGCCCGATTATTCACAACGCCGATGTTGTCCGCCAGCTGGCTGAAGAGGGGCTTAAAACCGTCGGCAATGCGGACAAAATTAAATCGGGAACAGTCATTATCCGCTCGCACGGCGCAGCGCCTAAGCAGATAGTCAAGCTCAAGGAAAAAGGAATCAACATCGTCGATGCCACCTGCGTCCTCGTCAAGAGGGTTCAGCAAATCGCAAAAAAGCTCGAAAAAGACGGCTCCAAAGTCGTCGTCATCGGCGATGAAAATCATCCCGAGGTGCAGGCGGTCGTCGGCTCTGCCAAAGACGTCGTTGTCATTGCCGACGAATCCGATTTACATAAGCTCCCTAAAAACGCCAAATTGGGCATTGTCTGCCAGACCACGCAGAGCCAGGAGCACTTCAGCAGGATGCTCGGGGCCATTGCCCGGCACGGGTTTGGCGAAATGAAGGTAATCAATACTTTGTGCAGGGAAGCCATAAAAAGGCAGGAATCCGCCGTGCAATTGTGCAAGCGGGTCGATATAATGTTCGTCCTCGGAGGCCTGGAAAGCGCAAATACCTGCCGGCTGGCGGAGCTTTGCAAAAAATATAATAACAAAACGTTTCACTTGCAAAATTGGAGCGAATTTGATAAAGTTGTTCTCTTTGGCAAAAAACGGGCTTTGCCCAGCGTAGCAGGCGTTACTGCGGGGGCTTCTACGCCCGAATGGATAATTGCAGAGTTTGTTGAAAATTTAGCGAAAATTAAGTAA